A region of the Plasmodium sp. gorilla clade G2 genome assembly, chromosome: 9 genome:
TAACTGTCTCTTAATTCTCTCTCCTATAAACGTATtaaaatttgttatataCACTTCTGGAGCTAGAGTTGTTATTTCGATATTAGATTTTTGTTTATGtgcataaaaaatattgctTAAAGAATATTTGGCAGTGGGTCCATTTGGTAATGTacatatgaacatatattttgGATGATGATCTATACCTTCttcaattaatataaaagtagAAAATTGATTTTGTAtagaattattaattaaGTATTCTATAGAATGATCTAATCTGggttcataaaatatatgaggAAATGTTAATGATAATTCtttcataaataatatagtatTTTTTGATGGTCTTTTTATTgatgttataattatattgggttctttttgatttttaaaataatcacTAAATTCATCTATacaattttcatttaataaaaatttctcATTCTCTAAAGATATTTTATTGTCATCAAATATTGATAATCTTTCAATTGTCTTAGGTACCTTTTTTTCAATTGGAATATTTAAagcttttttatttcttatctCTTCTTTCTTTTGTTTACGTAatactaatttttttatatatgccTTACCTTTTAAAGCATTTTTtctattcttattttttacaaatcgtgatattgtattatatttctcAATGTCAATATTTTCTATCTCCCCTATGGAGAAGCGTTTCTCCTTGGTCATATAtcttaacttttttttttctttcttattcattattttaaaaaaatatatatatatgtatatttatatatgtatatttatatatttatatatgtatatttatatatttatatatgtatatattatattacatatgacttattataattcttttaaaaagCCTCCTTAATATGAACATAAGAATGctacataaaattatttaaaataaacatataatttatttaaaatatattcagtTAACTTCATGTCAATATTTATTCAATAGAAATAtctaaaataatatgatattatattatataatttccatatatatcaaatgtAGAAATAACAATTATCACTTCCACAACATaattaaaatgtttataaaaataaaaatattatattatatctcATTATAGATGAACGGATGTAAAAGAGTTAAGCATAGCTCTTttgtcaaaaaaaaaaaaaaaaaagaaaaggcaACTTTTAACTTGTTCAGATTAAATAcatttattcattatatataatatatatattaaagagtaataaataaaaaaaatttcatataataattttattatgtttacaaaatattattccaTTTCCAgaaatattcaaatataaatatatatatatatatatatatatatatttgatgaatgttgaaaaaaaaaattataaaaaaaaaaaacagcaCAAAAAATTCCATGCAATATTATATACGGGTCATAAacagtttatatatatgtatgtatatatttaaatgggtaccatatatatataattaaatatatgtatacatatattatttatatatatattatatatatatatatatttttttttttttttttttttttcctggTAAAATTTTATGTTGCAttctattaaaaaagaaaaaaaaaaagttcataataaatttattatatatttttaaataatcattGAATAATCTTATGAAtgagaaatatataagaaatatataagaaaatatataaattttttttaataataattaaagaaAGTTAATTCACAAGGAAAgagatattataatattaattatataatgtattacATATCAAAGAAgataaattagaaaaaaaaataaaaaaaaaataatatttatataaagaaaatattttatttgtatttatatcatatagtatttataacatttacatatatacaatatatgccaaatatatatatatatatatatatatatatattatatatattaatttaaagaGTATATAATAGCAAAATGCTTAACCTCAGCAGCTTattaatatcaaaaaaaaacatcAAGGATGATGGAAATAATTCCTCAGAAAATGAGATAGGAggaaataatgatatttcaTCGGCAAATAATGATTGTGTTAAgattaaattaattaatatgcaggaatataaaacaaaaaaattgttaGATGAACGTAAGAATGTAAATGTTTGGAgtgcaaataataaaaaagataatgataagaaagaaaagaaaaaagagaaaaaaaaagaacagccaaagaaaaaagaatcaGTAGTAAACAAGCCAAAAGTTGTTGATGAAAaagatacaaaaaaaattgaaaataaagatatggaagataaaaatgtagctcctaaaaaattatttgtacCTTCCGCAAttaaacaacaacaacaaaaagaagctttaaaaaataaacaagctcctaaaaaagaagaagaattaTTCCCAGATTTAATACAATCAAAAAAATCGAATAAAACTGAAaaagataagaaaaaaacacaacctgcaaaaaaaagtaaaaaagaaaaagtagATAAAAAACAACATGAACCTACGAAAGAACAAGAAAATGAATTTCCAAAAATTGaagaaattgaaaaaattCATTTTAACATTTTTGATTTTATTGATATGGAAAAACAAACATACGAACATATAGTTAGAAATTCAGAAAAAGTATtagagaaatataaaaacagaaGCAAATTTGTAGATTCAACTATTATGTGTAACTAAAAAAGTGCAAAATATacacaacatatatatatgtgtggacaattaatatattttttttttttttaatgaatatttttatatatgtttattccTATACAAtttgttttgtttattatacaaaattatttttttaaatttacaactttttataaacatttatatatttttttaaatgtgacattatatatatatatatatatatatatattttatatatttaaaatacaaTCTAATTCCCACTTCTGAGGTGCttacttataataatatatatatatatgatatacaaaatatatgttactcttttttccttttttttttaatttgtatgatcatttaaaaatatgtaatatatttaattgataataaataaataaaatataatactcCAAAATTAAGTttctaaattaaaaatattgatatgTGTCTGTCTTTTTTTCACTATTCAACAAAtactatataataaaatatattaatatatatatataatagatatGCTCCTAAAAAATGCGGAcgaaataaacatatatacattatatatatatatatatatatattatattagtaAAGGTGAAAATgagatacatatattatatgtccTCATTATGTGTATACACTTTTATATTAATGTGAGTATTGTAACTTTATTACAATTATGCATTTaagaagaacaaaata
Encoded here:
- a CDS encoding nucleolar preribosomal assembly protein, putative; its protein translation is MNKKEKKKLRYMTKEKRFSIGEIENIDIEKYNTISRFVKNKNRKNALKGKAYIKKLVLRKQKKEEIRNKKALNIPIEKKVPKTIERLSIFDDNKISLENEKFLLNENCIDEFSDYFKNQKEPNIIITSIKRPSKNTILFMKELSLTFPHIFYEPRLDHSIEYLINNSIQNQFSTFILIEEGIDHHPKYMFICTLPNGPTAKYSLSNIFYAHKQKSNIEITTLAPEVYITNFNTFIGERIKRQLHTLVPFKPEYKSQKVVVFYNQRDFIFFRHYKYNFVDKKKCNLSEIGPGFTLQLLSLKDGLINDKEKMYEFVIRPDMKVNRKKMYL